The sequence TGCGGGGCCGCGGGCCGGAACCGTCAGTCGGCCACGGTGGCCAGGGCCGCCTGCTGGAGCTTGCTGAGGTCGGCGCAGCCGCCGGTGGCGAGCGCGAGCAGCGCGTCGAGTTCGGCCCGGTCGAAGGGCGCGCCCTCGGCGGTGCCCTGGACCTCCACGAAGCGGCCGTCCCCGGTGCAGACGACGTTCATGTCGGTCTCGGCCTTGACGTCCTCCTCGTAGGCGAGGTCGAGGACGGGGGCGCCGTCGACGATGCCGACGCTGACGGCGGCGACGGTGCCGGTGATCGGCTTGGCCTTGAGCCGTACCAGGTGGTTGGCCTGCATCCAGGCGACCGCGTCGACGAGCGCGACGTAGGCGCCGGTGATCGCGGCGGTGCGGGTGCCGCCGTCGGCCTGCAGGACGTCGCAGTCGAGGACGATGGTGTTCTCGCCGAGCGCCTTGTAGTCGATGACGGCGCGCAGCGAGCGGCCGATCAGCCGGGAGATCTCGTGGGTGCGGCCGCCGATCTTGCCGCGGACGGACTCGCGGTCGCCGCGGGTGTTGGTGGCGCGCGGCAGCATGCTGTACTCGGCGGTGACCCATCCCTCGCCGCTGCCCTTGCGCCAGCGCGGTACGCCTTGGGTGGCGCTGGCGGTGCAGAGCACTCGGGTGTCGCCGAAGGCGACCAGGACGGACCCTTCGGCGTGTTTGCTCCAGCCCCGCTCGATGGTGACGGGGCGGAGCTGGTCGGGGGTGCGGCCGTCGAATCGTGACATGCGGTTGAGCCTATCCGGGTGAGCGGCCGCCCCTGTCCCCCGCACTTACATCATGTCGTCGATCTCCCCGGCGATCGGGTCCGCGTCGGTGCCGATGACGACCTGGATCGCGTTGCCCATCTTGACCACGCCGTGTGCGCCGGCGGCCTTCAGCGCGGCTTCGTCGACGCGAGTGGGGTCGACCACTTCGGTGCGCAGGCGGGTGATGCAGCCCTCGACCTCTTCGATGTTGTCGATTCCGCCGAGCCCGGCGACGATCTTCTCTGCCTTGGTGGCCATCTGCTTCTCCTGTTGTCCTGGCCCGCCGGGCGCTTCCCGTGCCCACCGGGACCCGCCGGCGGGTCGGTATGTTTCCGATATGTCACGTTAACCCACGGTTGGCCCTGTTTCACGGGTGGTGAACGCCCGCCCGGGGCGACCCTTCCGGCCTCCGACGACCCCGTCCGCGGGGCGTCCTCCGCGGCGACGGGACGCGCCGGCGCCCAACCAGTGGTTTAGACCACCGTACGCGACCAACCCGACCGGGCCGCCACAAGGGAGCCGCGGGCGCGGTCGGTCGCGCCGCCGACCACAACCCGGCCGGCCGGCCATGACCGCCGCCGATCGTCGGCGCCCGCTTCGCGCTGGTCTACTATGTTCTCGTCCGCTTTGCCGACCTCCCTTTCGACCCGAAAACGCCCGGTCGGCGGCCCGAGGAGCCAGGCGGGCGGGCAGGGTGCCGACGGCGACGGACGGACGACGTCGGGCAGCGCCGGGCAACGGTGGGCCGGCCGGGCCGATGTGGCGCAGCGCATACGGAATCGAGGATTCCGCTCCCTCCGCCTCACGTGTTACAAAGGTCTACACCACTTAGTGGTATAGACCTGTCCCCACGGAGGATTTTCGATGAGTACGGCCACCGCTCCGGCCCCCGCGGCTCCCGCGGCCCCCGCGAAGAAGCGGGGTTCCGGCCTTTTCCAGGGCCTGCAGAAGGTCGGCCGCAGCCTCCAGCTCCCGATCGCGGTGCTGCCCGCCGCGGGCATCATGGTCCGGCTCGGCGCCGACGACGTCTTCGGCAAGGACGGCCTGGGCTGGGGCAAGGTCGCCACCGTCTTCAGCAACGCCGGCGGCGCGCTGACCGGGGCGCTGCCGCTGCTGTTCTGCATAGGCGTGGCGATCGGCTTCGCCAAGAAGTCGGACGGCTCCACGGCGCTCGCCGCGGTCGTCGGCTTCCTCGTCTACAGCAAGGTGCTCCAGGCGTTCCCGGTGCACGACGCGGTGATCAACACCACCGCCGACAAGGGCGTGGACGTGGCCGCGGTCTACAACGACCCCGGCGTGCTCGGCGGCATCATCATGGGGCTGCTCTCCGCGGCGATCTGGCAGCGGTACCACCGCACCAAGCTGGTGGACTGGCTCGGCTTCTTCAACGGCCGCCGGCTGGTGCCGATCCTGATGGCCTTCGTCGGCCTGGTCGTCGGCGTCTTCTTCGGCCTGGTCTGGGAGCCGATCGGCAACGGCATCACGCACTTCGGTGACTGGATGACCGGTCTCGGCGCGGGTGGCGCGGCGCTCTTCGGCGGCGTCAACCGCGCGCTGATCCCGGTCGGCATGCACCAGTTCGTGAACACCGTCGCCTGGTTCCAACTCGGCGACTTCACCAAGCCCGACGGCACCGTCGTGCACGGCGACATCACCCGGTTCCTGGCCGGCGACCACACCGCGGGCATGTTCCAGTCCGGCTTCTTCCCGATCATGATGTTCGGCCTGCCCGCCGCCGCGCTGGCCATGGCGCACACCGCGCGGCCCGAGCGCCGCAAGGCCGTGCTCGGCATGATGGTCTCGCTCGCCCTGACCTCGTTCGTCACCGGCGTCACCGAGCCGATCGAGTTCTCCTTCATGTTCATCGCGCCGATCCTGTACGCGGTGCACGTCGTGCTGACCGCCGCGTCGATGGCCGTCACCTGGGGCCTGGGTGTGCACGCCGGCTTCAACTTCTCGGCCGGCTTCATCGACTACGTGCTCAACTGGAACCACGCCACCCGGCCATGGCTCATCATCCCGATCGGCCTGGTCTTCGCCGCGGTCTACTACACCGTCTTCCGGTTCGCGATCGTGAAGTTCGACCTCAAGACACCGGGGCGTGAACCCGTGGAGGAAGTCGAGGATCTGACGAAGTAGTCGCTCCGTCAGATCTCGTAGACCGCGCCCGCCTTCGCCAGTTCCACCGGACCGGCGAAGGCGGCCTGCGCGTCCCGGAGGTTCACCGACGGGTTGGTCCACGGCGGGATGTGGGTGAGCACCAGCCGGTCCACGCCCGCGCCCTCGGCGATCTGCCCCGCCTCGCGCCCGTTGAGGTGCAGGTCGGGGATGTCCTCCTTGCCATGGGTGAAGGACGCCTCGCACAGGAACAGGTCCGCGCCCTCGGCCAGGCCGCGCAGCGCCTCGCACGGTCCGGTGTCACCGGAGTACGCCAGCGTCCGGCCGTCGGCCTCGATCCGGAAGCCGTACGCCTCCACCGGGTGGCTGACCGCGGCCGTGGTGACCTCGAACGGGCCGAGCCGGAAAGCGCCGGGCCGCAGTGTGCGGAAGTCGAAGACCTCGCTCATGCACTTCTCGTCCGGCACGTCGCCGTAGGCGATGCTCAGCCGGCGCTCGGTGCCCGCCGGGCCGTAGACCGGGATCGCCGAGACCGGGCCGCCCTCGTGGCGGTAGTAACGGGCCACGAAGTAGCCGCACATGTCGATGCAGTGGTCCGCGTGCAGATGGCTCAGCAGCACCGCGTCCAGGTCGTACAGGCCGCAGTGGCGCTGGAGTTCACCCAGCGCGCCGTTGCCCATGTCGATCAGCAGCCGGAAGCCGTCGGCTTCGAGCAGATAGCTCGAGCAGGCCGAGTCCGCGGACGGGAACGAGCCCGAGCAGCCGACGACGGTGAGGTTCATCGCGGGGTACACCTCCGAGGGCGCGGCGCATCGCCCCGATCCGGCTCCTAGGTGGCGGACTCCCGCCACGTTCTAGGAAGGGTAAAGCGGGCGGCTGCGCAGCGCGCTCTTACGGGCACCGGTTGTGGGCGGAATCACCAGTCCGGGTCACCCCGAACCCGGCTGCGAACGCGACCCGCCCCCGCGTACCCCGCGGGGAGCGGGTCACCGTGCTAGGCGAACCGGGGCAGAACACGGGCAGCCGGGCGGCCGCGGGCCCGCTCGCCTGTGGGCTTACGCCCAGAGCTGGCCGTGCAGCGCGGCGACGGCCTCCTCCGTGGAGGCGGCGGTGTAGATGCCGGTGGACAGGTACTTCCAGCCGCCGTCGGCGACCACGAAGACGATGTCCGCCCGCTCGCCGGCCTGCTCGGCCTTGCGTGCCACGCCGAGTGCCGCGTGCAGCGCCGCGCCGGTGGAGACCCCGGCGAAGATGCCTTCCTCGGACAGGAGTTCACGGGTGCGGCGGACCGCGTCCTGCGAGCCGACCGAGAAGCGGGTGGTCAGCACCGACTCGTCGTACAGCTCGGGCACGAAGCCCTCGTCGAGGTTGCGCAGGCCGTAGACGACGTCGTCGTAGCGCGGCTCGGCGGCCACGATGGCGACGCCGGGCACCTTCTCCCGCAGGTAGCGGCCGACGCCCATCAGGGTGCCGGTGGTGCCCAGGCCCGCCACGAAGTGGGTGATGGTGGGCAGGTCGGCGAGGATCTCCGGGCCGGTGGTGGCATAGTGCGCGCCGGGGTTCGCCGCGTTTCCGTACTGGTAGAGCATCACCCAGTCGGGGTGCTCGGCGGCCAGTTCCTTCGCGACCCGCACCGCGGTGTTGGAGCCGCCGGCCGCGGGCGAGGAGATGATCTCCGCGCCCCACATGGCCAGCAGCTCGCGCCGCTCGGAGGAGGTGTTCTCCGGCATCACGCAGACGATCCGGTAGCCCTTGAGGCGGGCCGCCATCGCCAGCGAGATGCCGGTGTTGCCGGAGGTCGGCTCCAGGATGGTGCAGCCGGGGGTGAGCACGCCCTCCGCCTCGGCCCGCTCGATCATGTGCAGCGCCGGGCGGTCCTTGACCGAGCCGGTGGGGTTGCGGTCCTCCAGCTTCGCCCAGACGCTCACCTGCTCCGACGGCGACAGCCGGGGCAGGCGCACCAGCGGAGTGTTGCCGACCGCGGCCAGCGGGCTGTCGTACCGCATCAGCGTCGGCCGGCCGGCACGGCCGCGGTGTGCGCGGCCGGGTCGAGGGCGCCCGAGCCGCCGGCGACGGCGGGCAGGATCGTCACGCTGTCGCCGTCGGCGACCTTGGTGGCGATGCCGTCGAGGAAGCGGACGTCCTCGTCGTTGAGGTACACGTTCACGAAGCGGCGCAGCTCGCCGCCGTCCACGACGCGGTCGCGCAGACCCGCGTGGCGGGAGTCGAGGTCGGTGAACAGCTCGTCGAGCGTGGTCCCGGCACCCGGCACGG comes from Streptomyces sp. NBC_00448 and encodes:
- the rph gene encoding ribonuclease PH, with amino-acid sequence MSRFDGRTPDQLRPVTIERGWSKHAEGSVLVAFGDTRVLCTASATQGVPRWRKGSGEGWVTAEYSMLPRATNTRGDRESVRGKIGGRTHEISRLIGRSLRAVIDYKALGENTIVLDCDVLQADGGTRTAAITGAYVALVDAVAWMQANHLVRLKAKPITGTVAAVSVGIVDGAPVLDLAYEEDVKAETDMNVVCTGDGRFVEVQGTAEGAPFDRAELDALLALATGGCADLSKLQQAALATVAD
- a CDS encoding PTS glucose/sucrose transporter subunit IIB produces the protein MATKAEKIVAGLGGIDNIEEVEGCITRLRTEVVDPTRVDEAALKAAGAHGVVKMGNAIQVVIGTDADPIAGEIDDMM
- a CDS encoding PTS transporter subunit EIIC, whose amino-acid sequence is MSTATAPAPAAPAAPAKKRGSGLFQGLQKVGRSLQLPIAVLPAAGIMVRLGADDVFGKDGLGWGKVATVFSNAGGALTGALPLLFCIGVAIGFAKKSDGSTALAAVVGFLVYSKVLQAFPVHDAVINTTADKGVDVAAVYNDPGVLGGIIMGLLSAAIWQRYHRTKLVDWLGFFNGRRLVPILMAFVGLVVGVFFGLVWEPIGNGITHFGDWMTGLGAGGAALFGGVNRALIPVGMHQFVNTVAWFQLGDFTKPDGTVVHGDITRFLAGDHTAGMFQSGFFPIMMFGLPAAALAMAHTARPERRKAVLGMMVSLALTSFVTGVTEPIEFSFMFIAPILYAVHVVLTAASMAVTWGLGVHAGFNFSAGFIDYVLNWNHATRPWLIIPIGLVFAAVYYTVFRFAIVKFDLKTPGREPVEEVEDLTK
- a CDS encoding MBL fold metallo-hydrolase, producing the protein MNLTVVGCSGSFPSADSACSSYLLEADGFRLLIDMGNGALGELQRHCGLYDLDAVLLSHLHADHCIDMCGYFVARYYRHEGGPVSAIPVYGPAGTERRLSIAYGDVPDEKCMSEVFDFRTLRPGAFRLGPFEVTTAAVSHPVEAYGFRIEADGRTLAYSGDTGPCEALRGLAEGADLFLCEASFTHGKEDIPDLHLNGREAGQIAEGAGVDRLVLTHIPPWTNPSVNLRDAQAAFAGPVELAKAGAVYEI
- a CDS encoding PLP-dependent cysteine synthase family protein; amino-acid sequence: MRYDSPLAAVGNTPLVRLPRLSPSEQVSVWAKLEDRNPTGSVKDRPALHMIERAEAEGVLTPGCTILEPTSGNTGISLAMAARLKGYRIVCVMPENTSSERRELLAMWGAEIISSPAAGGSNTAVRVAKELAAEHPDWVMLYQYGNAANPGAHYATTGPEILADLPTITHFVAGLGTTGTLMGVGRYLREKVPGVAIVAAEPRYDDVVYGLRNLDEGFVPELYDESVLTTRFSVGSQDAVRRTRELLSEEGIFAGVSTGAALHAALGVARKAEQAGERADIVFVVADGGWKYLSTGIYTAASTEEAVAALHGQLWA
- a CDS encoding MoaD/ThiS family protein; amino-acid sequence: MAIEVRIPTILRTYTDGQKAVPGAGTTLDELFTDLDSRHAGLRDRVVDGGELRRFVNVYLNDEDVRFLDGIATKVADGDSVTILPAVAGGSGALDPAAHTAAVPAGRR